The region TTGGGGGTCGATGATCCAACCCTTGATGCCGAACTTATTCAACTCATTGTGCAACTTTTGGAAAAGCTAGAGGTGAGAGATTATCAGCTTTTGATCAACTCACTGGGCACACCAGAAGTTAGGCAAAAGTATAAAAGCAAACTTCTAAACTATCTCGATCAAGTCGAATCGCAATTATGTGAAAAATGTCAGAACCGGAAAATAAAAAATCCTTTGCGAGTTTTGGATTGTAAAACTCAAAGCTGTATTGATTTATTGAAACAAGCACCTAGCTTGTTAGACGATCTCGACGATATTTCAAAATCTCATTTCGATCGCTTGCAAAATTATTTATCGATTGCGGGGATTCCTTGTCAAGTGAATCCACAATTGGTGCGTGGGCTTGATTATTATGATAAAACAGCCTTTGAATTTACCTCAACCAAATTAGGCGCTCAAAATGCCTTTGCCGGCGGGGGGCGCTATAATAACTTAGTGCAAGAGCTAGGGGGGCCGGTCATTCCTGCGGTAGGGTTTGCTTTAGGGATGGAACGTTTAATGGATCTCGTGGGGCAAAATGTTTTTCCCCAAAAACCTAATTTACTTATATTGATTGCCTTGGGGGAAGAGGCCAATCAGTTTTTTTTCAAACATTTTTGTGAATTACGCAATGAAGTGAAACTTTCGGTGATGTTAGAAGGTTCTGAGAGATCGTTAAAAGCAAAACTTAAAATAGCCGACCGGCAAGAGGCTCGCTACGTTCTCATTTTAGGCGAACAAGAATTACAAGCAGGCCTGATGTTATTAAAAGATATGCAAGCCGGTACCCAACAAGAGTTGTCGCTCCAAAATTGGATCAACCAAATTAAGTTGTTAAATTGAAATCTCTAAAAATTGCGAACCGAGATGCCCTTGTTGGCAAACGTTGCGCAGGAGAGAGCCCGCATGAAGGCTGTATAAATGCTGTTATTGCGAGCCCAACGGGCGCGGCAATCCCATCGCTTAAACAGAAGAGATTGTTTCACCCTGCTGGGTTCGCAATGACAGATGAGCATCGCAGGGCGAACGGTGCGCGTTTGCCAACAAGGGCATCTCGGTTCGCAATTTTTAGAGATTTCAATTTCCTAATTCAATGAGTGCGTTGGGATTGTCGACATCGGGTTCAGTAGAAGGAGTGCCTTTGCCTTGGGTATCGAAATAGGTTTCTTCTTCCGGTTCAATCGAAGGTTTAGGTGAAGATTTTACTGGAATGGCATCTGAGATAGCAGGGGACTTGTCAGTAGTGGATGGGTTTTCCAAGCTAGTTTCGGCTAACTTATTGGGTACAGTACTTTCAGTATAGAGTGTAGCATTCGAAAAGATACTGGTGTTAGCCCGCGAGTCATGACTAATGGCCACGACTTTAGATTGGCCTGGGATTAAGCTGCTCCAGCTCCCTGAAGTTACAAATTTCCCGGTGGCATTAGCCTGAGTTTCGCTAAGCTTTTGTGCAATATGTTGATCGTTTTTGCCCACTAAGTATAACTCTACCTTGGCGAGTGGGCTCACCCTCCCTTCTAAACTAAAGCTCTCAGAATTTTTTTGGAATTTTTCAATTTTGGGGATGATGGCACTATAAGCGCTTGAATCATGGATCGGCAGCCCACGATTTTCAGCAAATAAATTATGAGAAATTTTGTTTTGAGACCCTGCGCTAGACTGAAGCAAAATAGCACCTTTTTGGTTAGCAATCAATTCGTTGTTTACAATCGAATTTTCACTAGCCCCATCTTCTAATAAAATACCGATGCCGCTATTGGTCTTGGGGGTACCATAATAACTGACGTGAGTTTCTTTGTAGCTGCCTGGCAGATAACCAATAATGTTATGTTGAATCGTATTGTGATGCCCATGTAGCGCCAGGGCTGCTTTATCAAAACCTGTCAAATGGCAATTTTGAATGGTGGCGCGATTTCCGGTTACGACTAAACCTGAACTATCAATTAATTCTGAGCCATCGATCAAAACTTTACGATCTTTTAATTGGCAATCGAGTGTAATGAGCGAGGCTTCAATTTCAGGGAGAGGAAACTTGAGCACAATGCGATGTACATGGTCAGCAAATTGAATGGAAACAAGTTTGAAAGGATTTTGATTACGTAAGGTATTAACTGCTAATAAAACCGTTCGCAAGGTGCCAGGTTTAAAACCATCGTCTTCGCTTGTTACTGTAAGGGTTTCTTTGGTGAAGAAACCATCGTAGTAAGTGGATTGAGGCCCCTGGGTATTAGGCTCGGCGTAGACGACCGAACCCATCAACCACAAACCTAAAAATATCCAAAAATGCTTTACCTTCATAAGGCCTTCCCAAACTGTGCTTATAAAGTTATCGGCTAAAATGTAAATAAGTTTCTTCTTTATTAGGTTAGAAAATTTAATGATTTTGATTAGTTATATGGTCTTAGGCCAAGAGGGAGGGCCTATTTTCTTTATCTTTCTGCAGGGCCAAAGGCTCCAGGCTGCGCTTAAGCCGGCGTAAAACTTCTTCAGCTAGTTCTTGGTAATTATTGGCACCCGTACTACTGGGTTCAGTATCAAAAATAGGTTTGCCTTCAAGTTGTGCCTTGTTGAGGGCGGTGTTAACAGCAATTTGAGTTTTTAAGACTTTACCCCGAAAATAATTTCTCATGTTTTCTTCAATCACTTGATTCATATTAGTATTGCGACCGTCAACCCGAGTGAAGAGCACACCCAAAATTTTTAAGTGTTTGTTAAGTCTTTCATTAACGGTCTCTAAGGTTTCGATGAGATCATTAACCCCTTCAAAGGCCAACACACTCATTTCGCAAGGGACTAGACAATAGTCAGAGGTAACCAGTGCATTGATGGTTAAATTGCCCAAATTGGGTGGACAATCAAAAATAATAAAATCGTAAAGGGTTTTAGCTGTTTTTGCAGCATGAGAGAGCAAAAATTCTTTTCCGATCTTGCTAGCCAGCACACCTTCAGATTCATAGAGGGCCTTATCGCCAGGGGTGATGTTGAAGCTAGGTTTTTCGGTTTGAATGACCCCATCCATTAGGTTTCCCTTTTTGGAAGATAAAATCGTGGAAAGGGGGAGATATTCAACTCCTTCTGGGATCATGGCCCCAATGGATTTTTCCACATGGCCTTGGGGATCTAGGTCAACCACGAGAACTCGTTTGTTATGAAATTTAACCAAGGCAGCACTTAAGTTAACAGCGGTCGTGGTTTTACCCACGCCACCTTTTTGTGAACAGATGGCAATGCTGATAGCTCGCCGATCACCCTTTTCATAATGGGCGTATTTGCTCGACGTTT is a window of Deltaproteobacteria bacterium DNA encoding:
- a CDS encoding ParA family protein, whose protein sequence is MSLLTDKIKELITIETSSKYAHYEKGDRRAISIAICSQKGGVGKTTTAVNLSAALVKFHNKRVLVVDLDPQGHVEKSIGAMIPEGVEYLPLSTILSSKKGNLMDGVIQTEKPSFNITPGDKALYESEGVLASKIGKEFLLSHAAKTAKTLYDFIIFDCPPNLGNLTINALVTSDYCLVPCEMSVLAFEGVNDLIETLETVNERLNKHLKILGVLFTRVDGRNTNMNQVIEENMRNYFRGKVLKTQIAVNTALNKAQLEGKPIFDTEPSSTGANNYQELAEEVLRRLKRSLEPLALQKDKENRPSLLA
- a CDS encoding right-handed parallel beta-helix repeat-containing protein, giving the protein MKVKHFWIFLGLWLMGSVVYAEPNTQGPQSTYYDGFFTKETLTVTSEDDGFKPGTLRTVLLAVNTLRNQNPFKLVSIQFADHVHRIVLKFPLPEIEASLITLDCQLKDRKVLIDGSELIDSSGLVVTGNRATIQNCHLTGFDKAALALHGHHNTIQHNIIGYLPGSYKETHVSYYGTPKTNSGIGILLEDGASENSIVNNELIANQKGAILLQSSAGSQNKISHNLFAENRGLPIHDSSAYSAIIPKIEKFQKNSESFSLEGRVSPLAKVELYLVGKNDQHIAQKLSETQANATGKFVTSGSWSSLIPGQSKVVAISHDSRANTSIFSNATLYTESTVPNKLAETSLENPSTTDKSPAISDAIPVKSSPKPSIEPEEETYFDTQGKGTPSTEPDVDNPNALIELGN
- a CDS encoding histidine--tRNA ligase, whose product is MSKIFQAVKGMPDIIGTQAQAWRRVEQMAFALFAKAHFLEMRTPVLEDLHLFERGIGTSTDIVEKEMYTLVDRNERALALRPEGTAPIVRAYLEHFSKREGSAEKRLCYFGPMFRYERPQKGRFRQFYQFGAEILGVDDPTLDAELIQLIVQLLEKLEVRDYQLLINSLGTPEVRQKYKSKLLNYLDQVESQLCEKCQNRKIKNPLRVLDCKTQSCIDLLKQAPSLLDDLDDISKSHFDRLQNYLSIAGIPCQVNPQLVRGLDYYDKTAFEFTSTKLGAQNAFAGGGRYNNLVQELGGPVIPAVGFALGMERLMDLVGQNVFPQKPNLLILIALGEEANQFFFKHFCELRNEVKLSVMLEGSERSLKAKLKIADRQEARYVLILGEQELQAGLMLLKDMQAGTQQELSLQNWINQIKLLN